Proteins encoded by one window of Porphyrobacter sp. YT40:
- a CDS encoding FAD-dependent oxidoreductase — MDVHSDILAAILIIGGGMAGFSAATALAETGARIIVLDKGRGPGGRMAARRVEVAGEQISFDHGAQYFTARDPGFQAAVAAWEAAGVAARWPAAGDDAWVGTPGMNACVKAMAAPLDVRWGVRAERLERDGARWRIEAGEQVFIAATVLVAVPAEQAAVLLAEAAPDLAALAADVTSAPCWAAMAAFDAPLAYTPDTFRSDSAPISWAARNSAKPGRGGAETWVIHASPARSRELIDLPKDDAAEALLADFFAATGIAPAVPQHLDAHRWLYALPEARRGEGARFDPALGIGIAGDYLHSPRVEGAWLSGRALAEMVCQERVANTS, encoded by the coding sequence ATGGACGTACATTCGGATATTTTGGCTGCCATTCTCATCATCGGCGGCGGCATGGCGGGGTTTTCCGCCGCCACCGCGCTCGCTGAAACCGGCGCGCGGATCATCGTGCTCGACAAGGGGCGCGGCCCCGGCGGGCGCATGGCGGCGCGGCGGGTCGAGGTCGCGGGCGAGCAGATAAGCTTCGATCACGGCGCGCAATATTTCACCGCGCGCGATCCCGGCTTTCAGGCAGCGGTCGCGGCATGGGAAGCGGCAGGCGTGGCCGCGCGCTGGCCCGCTGCGGGCGACGACGCCTGGGTCGGCACCCCGGGCATGAACGCCTGCGTCAAGGCGATGGCGGCACCGCTCGACGTGCGCTGGGGCGTGCGGGCCGAGCGGCTGGAGCGTGACGGCGCGCGCTGGCGCATCGAGGCGGGCGAACAGGTCTTCATCGCCGCCACGGTGCTGGTCGCCGTCCCTGCCGAGCAAGCCGCCGTGTTGCTGGCCGAGGCCGCGCCCGACCTTGCCGCGCTGGCCGCAGATGTGACCTCCGCGCCGTGCTGGGCGGCAATGGCGGCCTTCGACGCGCCGCTGGCCTACACGCCCGACACCTTCCGCTCCGACAGCGCGCCGATCAGCTGGGCCGCGCGCAACTCGGCTAAGCCGGGGCGCGGCGGGGCCGAGACCTGGGTGATCCACGCCTCTCCCGCCCGCAGCCGCGAGTTGATCGATCTGCCGAAGGACGATGCCGCCGAGGCCCTGCTCGCCGATTTCTTCGCCGCCACCGGCATCGCGCCCGCCGTGCCGCAGCATCTGGATGCGCATCGCTGGCTCTACGCCCTGCCCGAAGCGCGCCGGGGCGAGGGCGCGCGCTTCGATCCGGCGCTCGGGATCGGGATCGCGGGGGATTACCTGCATTCGCCACGGGTCGAGGGCGCGTGGCTGTCAGGCCGGGCGCTGGCCGAGATGGTGTGTCAGGAGCGGGTCGCCAACACGTCGTAA
- the egtD gene encoding L-histidine N(alpha)-methyltransferase produces MTCAPGLKLVDRDAGGVDLAFRADVLAGLAEPQKAIPARWFYDDEGSQLFEDITQLPEYYPTRAETEILTQRSGDIANLIGPGWAVVEFGSGSSVKTPLLLSAIAPSAYVPLDIAGDFLRASSAALSAKFPELPVWPVEADFMRRVELPVEVADLPKLGFFPGSTIGNMIARTATDLLRSMRETLGEGALLLIGMDLVKDEDVLLAAYDDAQGVTAKFNCNLLHRINRELDADIPVASFAHEARWNDVFARVEMHLVAREDVSFTVSGQRFAMRAGESIHTENSHKFTKRSAQQLLAAGGWEPRARWTDEAKRFSLVLAESRPPRSAP; encoded by the coding sequence ATGACCTGCGCCCCTGGACTGAAACTGGTCGACCGCGACGCCGGCGGGGTAGACCTCGCCTTCCGGGCCGATGTGCTGGCAGGCTTGGCCGAACCGCAGAAGGCGATCCCCGCGCGCTGGTTCTACGACGACGAAGGCTCGCAGCTCTTCGAGGACATCACGCAGCTGCCCGAATATTACCCGACCCGCGCCGAAACCGAGATCCTGACACAGCGTTCCGGCGATATCGCCAACCTGATCGGGCCGGGCTGGGCGGTGGTGGAGTTCGGCTCGGGCTCCTCGGTCAAGACCCCGCTGCTGCTGTCGGCGATTGCGCCCTCCGCCTATGTTCCGCTCGACATTGCAGGGGATTTCCTGCGCGCCTCCTCTGCGGCGCTGTCGGCGAAATTCCCGGAATTGCCGGTCTGGCCGGTCGAGGCCGATTTCATGCGCCGGGTCGAGCTGCCCGTCGAGGTTGCCGACCTGCCCAAGCTCGGCTTTTTCCCGGGCTCCACCATCGGCAACATGATCGCACGCACCGCGACCGATCTGCTGCGCTCGATGCGCGAGACGCTGGGCGAGGGCGCGCTGTTGCTGATCGGCATGGATCTGGTGAAGGACGAGGACGTGCTGCTCGCCGCCTATGACGATGCGCAGGGCGTGACGGCAAAATTCAACTGCAATCTGCTGCACCGGATCAACCGCGAGCTTGACGCGGACATCCCGGTTGCCAGTTTTGCGCATGAGGCGCGCTGGAACGATGTCTTCGCGCGGGTCGAAATGCATCTGGTGGCGCGCGAGGATGTGAGCTTCACCGTCAGCGGCCAGCGCTTTGCGATGCGCGCGGGCGAGAGCATCCATACCGAAAACAGCCACAAGTTCACCAAACGCTCCGCACAGCAGCTGCTGGCGGCGGGCGGCTGGGAACCGCGCGCGCGCTGGACGGACGAAGCGAAGCGCTTCTCGCTGGTGCTCGCCGAATCCCGCCCGCCGCGTTCTGCGCCCTGA
- a CDS encoding HAD-IB family phosphatase: protein MQRIALYDLDRTVTRAPTFTPFLVHMAARGTGLRLLGLPLWVLAMLGYKARLYGREALKRFGLRLLVGRVVTGPALQPRIDAFVARQLAHNIQPGARAQMAADRAAGVRLVLVTAAPEIYADAMAAGLGFDACIATRHRRDARGHLLAAIDGANNYGARKVARVEEWLAAQGLIRTDVHFTAYTDHASDAPILDFADEAVLVGRYASPRPGWASADWSAA from the coding sequence ATGCAGCGCATCGCTCTCTACGATCTCGACCGCACGGTGACCCGCGCGCCGACCTTCACGCCGTTTCTGGTCCACATGGCGGCGCGCGGCACGGGTCTGCGGCTGCTGGGCCTGCCGCTGTGGGTGCTGGCGATGCTGGGCTACAAAGCGCGGCTCTACGGGCGCGAGGCGCTGAAGCGCTTCGGGCTGCGGCTGCTGGTGGGGCGCGTGGTGACAGGCCCTGCGCTCCAGCCCCGCATCGACGCTTTCGTGGCGCGGCAGCTGGCGCACAATATCCAGCCCGGCGCGCGCGCACAGATGGCAGCCGACCGCGCGGCGGGCGTGCGCCTTGTCCTCGTCACCGCCGCGCCCGAGATCTATGCCGATGCGATGGCCGCAGGTCTCGGCTTCGACGCCTGCATCGCCACCCGTCACCGGCGCGATGCGCGCGGGCACTTGCTCGCAGCGATCGACGGCGCGAACAATTACGGCGCGCGCAAGGTCGCGCGGGTGGAGGAGTGGCTCGCCGCCCAAGGGCTGATCCGCACCGATGTCCACTTCACCGCCTATACCGACCATGCCAGCGACGCGCCGATCCTCGATTTCGCCGATGAGGCCGTGCTGGTGGGCCGCTATGCCAGCCCCCGGCCAGGCTGGGCGAGCGCCGACTGGAGCGCGGCATGA
- a CDS encoding FkbM family methyltransferase, with translation MASLAAFWRYGVVKTLRKWKAAALSPVMAARGEAAVRSAYGVLMVPNWQDTTFRYCIFGTYGRDLADLLLGQSKDFVFVDIGANQGLYSLIAAQNPRCRQIIAFEPVPATHARLAANVSLNGGAERTVLHPLAIADSVGEVTISVAEGHTGTATLAGREAGKPAAGGVTIRTIDAPLVDPLLAGDLPMFVKIDVEGLEAVVIAELAKTASFARVAAIFYEVDDRWASAGEIEALLRATGFTRFAKYGRGHHYDVLATRS, from the coding sequence GTGGCTAGTCTCGCAGCTTTCTGGCGCTACGGCGTGGTCAAGACCCTGCGCAAGTGGAAGGCCGCCGCGCTGTCGCCCGTGATGGCCGCGCGCGGGGAGGCGGCGGTGCGCTCGGCCTACGGCGTGCTGATGGTGCCCAACTGGCAGGACACGACCTTCCGCTATTGCATTTTCGGCACCTATGGCCGCGATCTGGCCGATCTGCTGCTGGGCCAGAGCAAGGACTTCGTCTTCGTCGATATCGGCGCCAATCAGGGGCTCTATTCGCTGATCGCGGCACAGAACCCCCGCTGCCGCCAGATCATCGCCTTCGAGCCGGTGCCCGCGACCCATGCGCGCCTTGCCGCCAATGTTTCGCTCAATGGCGGTGCGGAGCGGACGGTGCTGCACCCGCTCGCCATTGCTGACAGCGTCGGCGAGGTGACGATCTCCGTCGCCGAGGGGCACACCGGCACCGCCACGCTGGCGGGGCGCGAGGCGGGAAAGCCTGCGGCCGGCGGCGTCACCATCCGGACGATCGACGCTCCGCTGGTCGATCCGCTGCTCGCGGGCGACCTTCCGATGTTCGTGAAAATCGACGTCGAGGGACTGGAAGCCGTTGTGATCGCCGAGCTTGCCAAGACCGCCAGCTTCGCCCGCGTCGCGGCAATCTTCTATGAGGTCGACGACCGCTGGGCGAGCGCGGGCGAAATCGAGGCCTTGCTGCGGGCTACAGGCTTCACCCGCTTCGCCAAATACGGGCGCGGGCATCATTACGACGTGTTGGCGACCCGCTCCTGA
- a CDS encoding M16 family metallopeptidase, with product MTSISRAARAFAFLLAPLALVQPLVAQQNAAPQPDTVETPAAPAVPAPQYVQGNGEVPWLYRGSDVPVDPKWMFGEMPNGLRYAVRRNGVPPRQVSIRVRVDAGSLHETDAEQGYAHLLEHLLFRESKYLGQAEAISAWQRLGATFGSDANAETTPTHTAYKLDIPNIDQAKLSESFKLLSGMIREPVLNDANVAAERPIVLAEKRERGGAGQRMAELTRQTFFAGQRLATRSPIGTDETLRAADGEGVKAFYDRWYRPENTVIIVAGDADPMVLAGLVEQWFGDWKGTGTPGVAPDFGDPLPPADAVTPAGATAPIGQLAVGVEPDLPRSLTYGVLRPWRPVEDTIVYNEGLLLDAVAQAIINRRLESRARAGGSYLYAQVQQEDVSRSADATFVTFAPLTGDWQAALADVRSVIADALVNPPTQEEIDREVAEFDVVFANGVEQESVEAGSRLADNLVNAVDIRETVAAPQVVLDVFRGMKPRLTPEEVLARTQGLFEGTVTRSVYVTPEAGEADVSALRMALASEAQVDGSARLAAQTISFDELPPVGEPGTIVQQRPLGVLEIEQVDFANGVKALVWANDAEPGRVTVRVRFGAGWRAFDKDSAVYASLGQGALVGSGLGELGQNEIDRLATGRKLGFDFAIDEAVFTFTAQTRSEDVNDQLYLFAAKLGMPRWDKDPVIRAKAAAELAYNTYATSPGGILNRDLEYLVTGGDPRFATPDPAAVRAATPEGFRAVWEPLLQQGPIEVLVFGEFDQAKVIEQLRLTFGALTPREPIPADVAARVPPFAAPAAAPQVVAHRGDANQAAAVVAWPSGGGVASLRESRQLEILTQLFNNRLLEALRERAGASYSPQVFSNWPSDLASGGRITALAQLEPEFVPVFFAEADRIAKDLAANPPTADELARVTEPLGQLIRRASTGNQFWLFNLEGATTDPQRVVLLRTLLSDYSQTSPQIMQFLADRYFAQTSPFRLAIIPEGQTLAEGPAPSPAAGGASANAAQPMPAGR from the coding sequence GCAATGGCGAAGTGCCGTGGCTCTATCGCGGTTCGGACGTACCGGTCGATCCCAAGTGGATGTTCGGCGAGATGCCCAACGGGCTGCGCTATGCCGTGCGCCGCAACGGCGTGCCGCCGCGGCAGGTTTCGATCCGGGTGCGGGTCGATGCCGGTTCGCTGCATGAAACCGATGCCGAACAGGGCTATGCGCACCTGCTCGAACACTTGCTGTTCCGCGAGAGCAAGTATCTCGGGCAGGCCGAGGCGATCAGCGCCTGGCAGCGGCTGGGCGCCACTTTCGGCAGCGACGCTAACGCCGAAACCACGCCGACCCACACCGCCTACAAGCTCGACATTCCGAACATCGATCAGGCCAAGCTTTCCGAGAGCTTCAAGCTGCTTTCGGGCATGATCCGCGAGCCCGTGCTCAACGATGCCAATGTCGCTGCAGAGCGCCCGATCGTGCTCGCCGAAAAGCGTGAGCGTGGCGGTGCGGGCCAGCGCATGGCGGAGCTGACCCGCCAGACTTTCTTTGCCGGACAGCGGCTGGCGACGCGCAGCCCGATCGGCACCGACGAAACCCTGCGCGCCGCCGATGGCGAAGGCGTGAAGGCCTTCTACGATCGCTGGTATCGCCCGGAGAACACCGTCATCATCGTCGCGGGCGATGCCGATCCGATGGTTCTGGCCGGGTTGGTGGAGCAATGGTTCGGCGACTGGAAGGGCACCGGCACGCCCGGCGTCGCGCCCGACTTCGGCGATCCGCTGCCGCCCGCCGATGCCGTTACCCCGGCGGGCGCGACCGCGCCGATCGGGCAGCTGGCGGTGGGCGTCGAACCCGATCTGCCGCGCAGCCTCACCTATGGCGTGCTGCGCCCATGGCGTCCGGTCGAGGATACCATCGTCTATAACGAAGGCCTGCTGCTCGATGCGGTGGCGCAGGCGATCATCAACCGCCGGCTCGAATCGCGGGCGCGGGCGGGTGGCAGCTATCTTTATGCGCAGGTGCAGCAGGAAGACGTCTCGCGTTCGGCCGATGCGACCTTCGTCACCTTCGCGCCGCTGACGGGCGACTGGCAGGCCGCGCTTGCCGATGTCCGCAGCGTCATTGCCGATGCGCTGGTCAATCCGCCGACGCAGGAGGAGATCGACCGCGAAGTGGCCGAATTCGACGTGGTCTTCGCCAATGGCGTCGAGCAGGAAAGCGTCGAGGCCGGATCGCGGCTGGCGGACAATCTCGTCAACGCGGTCGATATCCGCGAGACTGTGGCCGCGCCGCAGGTGGTGCTCGACGTGTTCCGGGGCATGAAGCCGCGCCTGACGCCCGAGGAGGTGCTGGCGCGCACGCAGGGCCTGTTCGAAGGCACCGTCACCCGCTCGGTCTATGTCACGCCGGAAGCGGGCGAGGCGGATGTCTCCGCGCTGCGGATGGCGTTGGCGAGCGAGGCGCAGGTCGATGGCAGCGCGCGGCTTGCGGCGCAGACCATCTCTTTCGACGAACTGCCCCCTGTGGGTGAGCCGGGCACCATCGTCCAGCAAAGGCCGCTCGGAGTGCTCGAGATCGAGCAGGTCGATTTCGCGAATGGCGTGAAGGCGCTGGTCTGGGCCAATGATGCCGAGCCGGGCCGTGTCACCGTGCGCGTGCGCTTTGGTGCAGGCTGGCGCGCCTTCGACAAGGACAGCGCCGTCTATGCCTCGCTGGGGCAGGGCGCGCTGGTCGGATCGGGCCTGGGCGAGCTCGGCCAGAACGAGATCGACCGGCTGGCGACGGGCCGCAAGCTGGGCTTCGATTTCGCGATCGACGAAGCCGTCTTCACCTTCACCGCGCAGACCCGTTCGGAGGATGTGAACGACCAGCTTTACCTGTTCGCCGCCAAGCTCGGGATGCCGCGCTGGGACAAGGACCCGGTGATCCGCGCCAAGGCGGCGGCGGAGCTGGCCTACAACACCTATGCGACCTCGCCGGGCGGAATCCTCAACCGCGATCTGGAATATCTCGTTACCGGCGGCGACCCGCGCTTTGCCACCCCCGATCCGGCGGCGGTGCGTGCCGCCACGCCCGAGGGCTTTCGCGCCGTATGGGAGCCGCTGCTCCAGCAGGGCCCGATCGAGGTGCTGGTGTTCGGTGAGTTCGATCAGGCCAAGGTCATCGAGCAGCTGCGCCTGACCTTCGGCGCGCTGACCCCGCGCGAGCCGATCCCGGCCGATGTCGCCGCGCGCGTTCCGCCCTTTGCAGCTCCGGCGGCAGCCCCGCAGGTGGTCGCGCATCGCGGCGATGCCAACCAGGCCGCCGCCGTGGTCGCCTGGCCGAGCGGAGGCGGGGTTGCCAGCTTGCGCGAAAGCCGCCAGCTCGAAATTCTCACCCAGCTGTTCAACAACCGCCTGCTCGAAGCCCTGCGTGAACGCGCCGGGGCGAGCTATTCGCCGCAAGTCTTCTCGAACTGGCCGTCCGACCTTGCCAGCGGCGGGCGGATCACCGCGCTTGCCCAGCTGGAGCCCGAATTCGTGCCGGTGTTCTTCGCCGAGGCTGACCGCATCGCCAAGGATCTCGCCGCCAACCCGCCCACAGCGGACGAGCTTGCGCGCGTGACCGAACCGCTCGGCCAGCTGATCCGCCGCGCTTCGACCGGAAACCAGTTCTGGCTGTTCAACCTCGAAGGCGCGACCACCGATCCGCAGCGCGTGGTGCTGCTGCGCACGCTGCTGTCCGACTATTCGCAGACGAGCCCGCAGATCATGCAGTTCCTGGCTGACCGTTATTTTGCCCAGACCTCGCCCTTCCGCCTGGCGATCATCCCCGAAGGCCAGACCCTTGCCGAAGGGCCGGCGCCATCACCCGCGGCCGGCGGGGCGAGTGCGAATGCTGCGCAACCGATGCCGGCGGGGCGCTGA
- the egtB gene encoding ergothioneine biosynthesis protein EgtB, with the protein MQRSEHLKAEPAATPLADAFRTTRALTEALVAPLSNADATIQSMPDASPAKWHLAHTTWFWETFVLREHVPDYRLWREDWPFLFNSYYESHGDRIARDARGMLSRPTLAEVLEWRAEVTEAMVPLLGDPALADLIALGVAHEQQHIELLLTDIKHGLFQNPLGVAMWEGRAAAAASPAPMGWHTHPGGIARAGHEGQGFAFDNEGPRHRVLLEPFALADRLVTNGEWNAFIADGGYTTARLWLADGWAWVQQHGIDAPLYWREGEHFTHQGWQTRDPHAPVTHISYYEADAFATWAGARLPTEFEWEAIAASHDPAAGNQLDAAAPPLPAGSPGLFGDGWQFTRSAYLPYPGFRAPEGAVGEYNGKFMSGQVVLRGASCATVRGHARASYRNFFYPHQRWQFTGLRLAKDA; encoded by the coding sequence GTGCAGCGCAGCGAACATCTCAAGGCAGAACCCGCGGCAACCCCGCTCGCCGATGCCTTCCGCACCACCCGTGCCCTTACCGAGGCGCTGGTCGCTCCGCTCAGCAATGCCGACGCCACGATCCAGTCGATGCCCGATGCGAGCCCGGCCAAGTGGCACCTCGCGCACACGACGTGGTTTTGGGAAACCTTCGTGCTGCGCGAACACGTGCCGGATTACCGGCTGTGGCGCGAGGACTGGCCGTTCCTGTTCAATTCCTATTACGAAAGCCACGGCGACCGCATCGCCCGCGACGCGCGCGGGATGCTGTCGCGCCCGACCCTCGCCGAGGTGCTCGAATGGCGCGCGGAAGTGACCGAGGCGATGGTTCCGCTGCTCGGCGATCCGGCGCTCGCCGATCTGATTGCGCTGGGCGTGGCGCATGAACAGCAGCACATCGAACTGCTGCTGACCGACATCAAGCACGGCCTGTTCCAGAACCCGCTGGGGGTCGCCATGTGGGAAGGCCGCGCCGCTGCCGCCGCTTCGCCCGCGCCGATGGGCTGGCACACGCACCCGGGCGGGATCGCGCGCGCCGGCCACGAGGGGCAGGGCTTCGCCTTTGACAACGAAGGCCCGCGCCACCGGGTGCTGCTCGAACCCTTTGCGCTGGCCGACCGGCTGGTCACCAATGGCGAGTGGAACGCCTTCATTGCCGATGGCGGCTACACCACCGCGCGCCTGTGGCTGGCCGATGGCTGGGCATGGGTGCAGCAGCACGGCATAGACGCACCGCTCTACTGGCGGGAGGGCGAGCACTTCACCCATCAGGGCTGGCAGACCCGCGATCCGCACGCGCCCGTAACCCATATTTCCTATTACGAGGCCGATGCCTTCGCCACCTGGGCGGGCGCGCGACTGCCGACCGAGTTTGAGTGGGAAGCCATCGCCGCCAGCCACGATCCCGCAGCAGGCAACCAGCTCGACGCCGCAGCGCCGCCGTTGCCGGCCGGCTCGCCCGGCCTGTTCGGCGATGGCTGGCAGTTCACCCGCTCGGCCTATCTCCCCTACCCCGGCTTCCGCGCGCCCGAGGGCGCGGTGGGGGAATACAACGGCAAGTTCATGAGTGGGCAGGTGGTGCTGCGCGGGGCCAGCTGCGCCACCGTGCGCGGCCATGCGCGCGCCTCCTACCGCAATTTCTTCTATCCCCATCAGCGCTGGCAGTTCACCGGTCTGCGCCTTGCCAAGGATGCCTGA
- a CDS encoding class II 3-deoxy-7-phosphoheptulonate synthase, with the protein MPETWTPESWKAYEARHLPHYEDAAELAEAEKTLSSYPPLVFAGEARALKADLADVANGHGFLLQGGDCAESFAEFHPNNIRDTFRVLLQMAVVMTFASKRPVVKVGRMAGQFAKPRSAPTETIDGVTLPSYLGDNINGIEFDPVSRRNDPQRMVRAYSQAAATLNLLRAFAGGGYANLRQVHQWTLDFMGRTPWTEKFSEMADRIGEALDFMEACGVDPGTVPQLKGTSFYTSHESLLLPYEQAMTRQDSLTGDWYATSAHMLWIGDRTRFPGSAHIEYARGIGNPLGMKCGPSLEPDALLRLLDDLNPKREAGRITLISRFGHDKVEDGLPKLVRAVAREGHPVVWSCDPMHGNVVKSDTGFKTRPFDRITREVKGFFAVHRAEGSHPGGIHIEMTGQDVTECVGGAVAITEERLGDRYHTHCDPRLNAEQSLELAFLVAEMLNEAAGGREAEVSHAA; encoded by the coding sequence GTGCCCGAGACCTGGACCCCGGAAAGCTGGAAGGCTTACGAAGCGCGCCACCTGCCGCATTATGAAGATGCGGCCGAGCTGGCCGAGGCGGAGAAGACGCTCTCGTCCTATCCCCCGCTGGTCTTTGCGGGCGAGGCGCGCGCGCTCAAGGCCGATCTCGCCGACGTGGCGAACGGTCACGGCTTCCTGCTGCAGGGCGGGGACTGCGCGGAAAGCTTTGCGGAATTCCACCCCAACAACATCCGCGACACCTTCCGCGTGCTGCTGCAGATGGCGGTCGTCATGACCTTCGCCTCCAAGCGCCCGGTGGTGAAGGTCGGTCGCATGGCGGGCCAGTTCGCCAAGCCGCGTTCGGCCCCGACCGAGACGATCGACGGTGTGACGCTGCCGAGCTACCTCGGCGACAATATCAACGGGATCGAGTTCGACCCCGTCAGCCGCCGCAACGATCCGCAGCGCATGGTCCGCGCCTATTCGCAGGCCGCCGCGACATTGAACCTGCTGCGCGCATTTGCGGGCGGGGGCTATGCCAACCTGCGGCAAGTCCACCAGTGGACGCTCGACTTCATGGGCCGCACCCCCTGGACCGAGAAGTTCAGCGAAATGGCCGACCGGATCGGCGAGGCGCTCGACTTCATGGAGGCCTGCGGAGTCGATCCCGGCACCGTGCCGCAGCTTAAGGGCACCAGCTTCTACACCAGCCACGAAAGCCTGCTGCTGCCCTACGAGCAGGCGATGACGCGGCAGGATTCGCTCACCGGTGACTGGTACGCAACCAGCGCGCATATGCTCTGGATCGGCGATCGCACGCGTTTCCCCGGCTCGGCACATATCGAATATGCGCGCGGGATCGGCAATCCGCTCGGCATGAAGTGCGGGCCCTCGCTGGAGCCCGATGCGCTGCTGCGCCTGCTCGACGATCTCAACCCCAAGCGTGAGGCCGGACGCATCACGCTCATCAGCCGCTTCGGGCACGACAAGGTCGAGGACGGCCTGCCGAAGCTGGTTCGCGCGGTAGCACGCGAAGGGCACCCGGTGGTGTGGAGCTGCGATCCGATGCACGGCAACGTCGTCAAGTCCGACACGGGCTTCAAGACGCGTCCGTTTGACCGGATCACCCGCGAAGTGAAGGGCTTCTTCGCCGTCCACCGCGCCGAAGGCTCGCACCCAGGCGGGATCCATATCGAGATGACCGGGCAGGACGTGACCGAATGCGTCGGCGGGGCCGTGGCGATCACCGAGGAGCGTCTGGGCGACCGCTACCACACCCATTGCGACCCGCGCCTCAACGCGGAACAGTCGTTGGAACTCGCTTTCCTCGTAGCGGAAATGCTCAACGAAGCGGCTGGCGGGCGCGAGGCCGAGGTCAGCCACGCGGCGTGA
- a CDS encoding NTP transferase domain-containing protein: MTDASHGWTALVLAGQRPGVDPVAAQFGIEAKALVPVAGELMLNRVLMALADAPEIARIVVLAQNAAELLRHPDLAWAAAEPRITARTSGPTISGSVRDAVRDPAIGLPVLVTTADNVMLTPATIAEFIAGAGGSDVSVAMVERARLEAAVGPNRRTWLTFRGGSYTGANLFALNAPAAINALRFWERVEQDRKSVLRLAAHFGPALMLKLLLRRMTLHEALAAAGRKLGASAAPVLLSDGRMGVDVDKVEDHALAERLLKGPR, from the coding sequence ATGACTGACGCTTCCCACGGCTGGACCGCGCTGGTGCTGGCGGGTCAGCGCCCGGGGGTCGATCCGGTGGCGGCGCAGTTCGGCATCGAAGCCAAGGCGCTGGTGCCGGTCGCGGGCGAGCTGATGCTGAACCGCGTGCTGATGGCGCTCGCCGACGCGCCCGAGATCGCGCGGATCGTGGTGCTGGCGCAGAACGCGGCCGAACTGCTGCGCCATCCCGACCTTGCCTGGGCGGCGGCCGAGCCGCGCATCACCGCCCGCACCTCCGGCCCCACCATCAGCGGATCGGTGCGCGATGCCGTGCGCGATCCCGCGATCGGCCTGCCGGTGCTGGTGACCACCGCCGACAACGTCATGCTGACCCCCGCCACCATCGCCGAATTCATCGCCGGAGCGGGCGGGAGCGATGTCAGCGTCGCGATGGTCGAGCGCGCGCGGCTCGAAGCAGCGGTCGGCCCCAACCGGCGCACATGGCTGACCTTCCGGGGTGGCAGCTACACTGGTGCGAACCTCTTTGCGCTCAACGCCCCTGCCGCGATCAATGCGCTGCGGTTCTGGGAGCGGGTCGAGCAGGATCGCAAATCGGTGCTGCGTCTTGCTGCCCATTTCGGCCCGGCGCTGATGCTGAAACTGCTGCTGCGGCGCATGACGCTGCACGAGGCGCTGGCCGCGGCGGGCCGCAAGTTGGGCGCGAGCGCCGCGCCGGTGCTGCTCTCCGACGGGCGCATGGGGGTCGATGTCGACAAGGTCGAGGATCACGCCCTCGCCGAACGACTGCTCAAGGGCCCGCGCTGA